A stretch of Paenibacillus mucilaginosus 3016 DNA encodes these proteins:
- a CDS encoding acyltransferase family protein, translated as MSGKKLSYEILLLRCIGCLFVAAVHAVIMTYRIHDPIPNELYRLALNSIRTICSVGTPIFIFITEFLIAKNYKEDLPKQFISKRLKVLIPPYIAMGIIGSLYKVQESGQPFTAYNLGMQSLKNIFLADYNGYFIVIIIQFILIHYLFHYKLKSWPAKIVLPASFLVNFVYLAFFNFVPPFGFSESTGNYIWYYLSWMPFFGWAFYFALGYYCGKHYDKFIETLNRRKWLILAAPLFFGAVLLGTKMLGIPKVNTSKTIWYLFFMPSVTFVIFYLSSKLKSVPNFVVSISDHSFGIYLTHAVIMRVFVLLYKPYFADAPAIVTFVLIYVTCVGLAMAVTNVLNKVPFGKYLVGPVRDNAKAVRKQQGLDAPSVATAAK; from the coding sequence ATGAGTGGAAAAAAACTGTCTTATGAGATTCTGCTGCTGAGATGCATCGGATGCTTGTTTGTTGCGGCAGTGCACGCGGTCATCATGACCTACCGGATTCACGACCCGATTCCGAACGAATTGTATCGCTTGGCCCTCAACTCCATCCGGACGATCTGTTCGGTAGGCACCCCGATTTTCATCTTCATTACGGAGTTCCTCATTGCCAAAAATTACAAGGAAGACCTCCCGAAGCAGTTCATCTCCAAAAGGCTTAAGGTCCTGATTCCTCCCTATATCGCAATGGGTATTATCGGTTCGCTGTACAAGGTTCAGGAGAGCGGACAGCCGTTCACGGCGTACAACCTGGGCATGCAGAGCCTCAAAAATATTTTCCTGGCGGACTATAACGGCTATTTCATCGTCATTATCATCCAGTTCATCCTGATTCACTACCTGTTCCACTATAAGCTCAAATCATGGCCGGCCAAAATCGTTCTGCCCGCGTCCTTCCTCGTCAACTTCGTCTACCTGGCGTTCTTCAACTTCGTTCCGCCCTTCGGTTTCAGCGAGTCGACCGGGAACTACATTTGGTATTACCTGAGCTGGATGCCGTTCTTCGGCTGGGCTTTCTACTTCGCCCTGGGCTATTACTGCGGGAAGCATTACGACAAGTTCATCGAGACGCTGAACCGGAGAAAATGGCTGATCCTCGCCGCTCCGCTGTTCTTCGGCGCTGTCCTTCTCGGCACGAAGATGCTCGGGATCCCGAAGGTCAATACGTCCAAAACGATCTGGTATCTGTTCTTTATGCCGTCGGTTACGTTCGTGATCTTCTATCTGTCGAGCAAGCTCAAGAGCGTTCCGAACTTCGTCGTGTCGATATCCGACCACTCCTTCGGCATCTATCTGACCCACGCGGTTATCATGCGGGTGTTCGTTCTGCTCTATAAGCCGTATTTTGCGGATGCGCCGGCAATCGTTACTTTCGTCCTGATCTACGTCACCTGCGTGGGGCTGGCGATGGCGGTCACGAACGTGCTCAACAAGGTGCCGTTCGGTAAGTACCTGGTTGGACCGGTACGGGATAACGCCAAAGCGGTCCGGAAGCAGCAGGGTCTCGATGCGCCATCGGTTGCTACCGCTGCGAAATAA
- a CDS encoding carbohydrate kinase family protein, producing the protein MNWDVTALGEVLIDMTPAGTSDKGYPLYESNPGGAPANVLAALSKLGKRTAFIGKVGADGFGTYLRDTLQECEIDTSGLIFTEEANTTMAFVHLSADGDRSFSFFRKPGADRLLEAGEVRGELLAQSRIFHFGSISMTHEPSAEATRFAVSGAKAAGALISYDPNLRMPLWSDAAHAKAMMEYGLGCADVVKISEEELEFLTGLTDLADGSQQLAERFGIPLILVTLAEKGSFYRFGGATGLVPGYAVNTVDTTGAGDAFLGGVLYGLLEKDRRLSELQEEEVRQVVTFANAVGALATTVKGAIPAMPDLAAIRRLMDSAVS; encoded by the coding sequence ATGAATTGGGATGTAACCGCACTGGGGGAAGTGCTGATCGACATGACGCCGGCAGGCACATCGGACAAAGGATACCCGCTCTACGAGAGCAATCCCGGCGGAGCGCCGGCCAACGTGCTGGCCGCGCTCTCGAAACTCGGGAAGCGGACGGCGTTCATCGGCAAGGTAGGGGCCGACGGCTTCGGCACGTACCTTCGGGATACGCTGCAGGAGTGCGAGATCGATACCTCGGGTCTTATTTTCACCGAGGAGGCAAACACCACGATGGCCTTCGTCCATCTCAGCGCGGACGGCGACCGCTCCTTCAGCTTCTTCCGCAAGCCGGGCGCGGACCGGCTGCTGGAGGCGGGGGAAGTGCGCGGCGAGCTGCTGGCGCAGTCGCGGATCTTCCACTTCGGCTCGATCTCGATGACGCATGAGCCTTCGGCGGAAGCGACGCGATTCGCGGTGTCCGGGGCGAAGGCCGCAGGAGCCCTGATCTCCTACGATCCGAACCTGCGCATGCCCCTCTGGAGCGATGCCGCCCACGCCAAGGCGATGATGGAGTACGGGCTCGGCTGCGCCGATGTCGTGAAGATCTCGGAGGAAGAGCTGGAGTTCCTGACGGGCCTGACGGATCTGGCGGACGGTTCGCAGCAGCTCGCCGAGCGGTTCGGCATTCCCCTGATCCTCGTGACGCTGGCCGAGAAGGGAAGCTTCTACCGCTTCGGCGGGGCGACCGGTCTGGTGCCCGGCTATGCCGTGAACACGGTCGACACGACAGGGGCGGGAGACGCGTTCCTCGGCGGCGTGCTGTACGGACTGCTGGAGAAGGACCGCCGTCTGTCCGAACTCCAGGAGGAGGAAGTCCGGCAGGTAGTCACCTTCGCCAATGCCGTAGGCGCACTGGCCACGACGGTGAAGGGCGCGATTCCGGCCATGCCGGACCTCGCGGCGATCCGCCGTCTGATGGATTCGGCAGTATCATAA
- a CDS encoding LacI family DNA-binding transcriptional regulator, translated as MAERAGVSTATVSHVINGTRFVSEEAKAKVNRAMEELEYRPNTLARGLRSQKSMTVGLIVPILPSDTSNFFFLTVAQGIQKVLREHGYQLLLSSNMSGTPEEEREQIRLLQSKWIDGLIIAPAAGGTGFPLEPGEDGLSVVFIDRQPQGVSGDCVLGDSFGGAYEAVSLLLEQGHRRIGYIAGEEGITTSSERYEGYRQALADRGLTPDPLLEKSAASSFESGYACAKELLGAGGVTALFVANNVQTMGAMKYIQERGFRVPGELAIIGFDDYDWTRVTTPPLTVIRQPAFELGCRAAEVLLERIGQPDRPPQEYRLKAELIRRDSC; from the coding sequence GTGGCCGAGCGGGCAGGCGTCTCGACGGCAACCGTGTCCCACGTCATCAACGGAACACGCTTCGTGTCCGAGGAGGCAAAGGCGAAGGTGAACCGCGCCATGGAAGAACTGGAGTACCGGCCGAATACCCTGGCCCGGGGCCTGCGGAGCCAGAAGTCGATGACGGTCGGGCTGATCGTGCCGATCCTGCCTTCCGATACGTCGAACTTTTTCTTCCTTACGGTGGCCCAGGGTATCCAGAAGGTGCTGCGGGAGCACGGCTACCAGCTGCTGCTCAGCAGCAACATGAGCGGGACGCCAGAGGAGGAGCGGGAGCAGATCCGGCTGCTCCAGTCGAAGTGGATCGACGGCCTCATTATCGCTCCGGCGGCGGGCGGGACCGGCTTCCCCTTGGAGCCGGGGGAGGACGGACTGTCGGTCGTGTTCATCGACCGGCAGCCGCAGGGCGTGTCCGGCGACTGCGTGCTCGGGGACAGCTTCGGCGGCGCTTACGAAGCGGTAAGCCTGCTGCTCGAGCAGGGACACCGCCGCATCGGCTACATCGCAGGCGAAGAGGGCATCACCACGAGCAGCGAGCGGTATGAAGGCTACCGCCAGGCTCTGGCGGACCGCGGCTTGACGCCTGACCCGCTGCTTGAGAAGTCAGCCGCATCAAGCTTCGAGAGCGGCTACGCTTGCGCGAAGGAGCTGCTCGGGGCAGGCGGCGTAACCGCCCTGTTCGTCGCCAACAATGTGCAGACGATGGGCGCCATGAAGTACATCCAGGAGCGGGGCTTCCGCGTGCCCGGGGAGCTTGCGATTATCGGGTTCGACGACTACGACTGGACCCGGGTCACGACACCGCCGCTGACGGTCATCCGCCAGCCGGCGTTCGAGCTGGGCTGCCGGGCGGCGGAGGTGCTCCTGGAGCGCATCGGGCAGCCGGACCGGCCGCCGCAGGAGTACCGGCTGAAGGCGGAGCTGATCCGCAGGGACTCCTGCTGA
- a CDS encoding right-handed parallel beta-helix repeat-containing protein, which translates to MLDVRELGAVEGGKADCTAVFQEAVDRAKATGDKIFVPIGTYRIEGQLRGLDNVFIEGVASNKQYWSQEDDFATGASVLVGGGANVLFAEDVQRATIDNLCFTDFAKIAERTSPRSMRFRNCSFKNMVVLDAPSGEKGAYHNFRFFGCDFTNYGIDVTFKGRIIDSVWKDCTFVGAAAFDLVQAKANLIAHNRFEWIDRSFAIAMYACEYNQIIENFFDRVMGNAIVLRQGNRHIHVSENLFNRCGSGLTSGGKPADPPLTETAHAFIQLYGEFENVSIQNNVFCRGSSGDRGGEETPKYVLSKERNIPGCLFTFRGNLTESACTDRLLYVDGEQYGKMSADTDAVFSALTEDVVDLARISRGPVTVYNSAAVKVTEIPLHLIVHNAGGRIKLAPGGIQAGLVYGGRVNGRPRYSRDEILFESVEPSGPRGRPAAAASSTRCRSPAA; encoded by the coding sequence ATGCTGGATGTAAGAGAGCTGGGAGCTGTGGAAGGCGGGAAGGCCGACTGTACGGCGGTCTTCCAGGAGGCGGTCGACCGGGCCAAGGCCACGGGAGACAAGATTTTTGTTCCCATCGGCACCTACCGGATCGAGGGACAGCTGCGCGGACTCGACAACGTCTTCATCGAAGGCGTCGCCTCGAACAAGCAGTACTGGTCGCAGGAGGATGATTTTGCCACCGGGGCTTCGGTGCTGGTGGGAGGAGGAGCGAACGTGCTCTTCGCGGAGGATGTGCAGCGGGCTACGATCGACAACCTGTGCTTCACCGATTTCGCCAAGATTGCGGAGCGGACGAGCCCGCGGTCGATGCGGTTTCGCAACTGCTCGTTCAAGAACATGGTCGTGCTCGACGCGCCGTCAGGGGAGAAGGGGGCGTACCACAACTTCCGCTTCTTCGGTTGCGACTTTACGAACTACGGGATCGACGTCACATTCAAGGGCCGGATCATCGACTCCGTCTGGAAGGACTGCACGTTCGTCGGTGCGGCGGCCTTCGATCTCGTGCAGGCCAAGGCGAACCTGATCGCCCACAACCGGTTCGAATGGATCGACCGGAGCTTCGCCATCGCGATGTATGCATGCGAGTATAACCAGATTATCGAGAATTTTTTTGACCGGGTGATGGGCAACGCCATCGTGCTGCGGCAGGGGAACCGGCACATTCACGTGTCGGAGAACCTGTTCAACCGGTGCGGCAGCGGACTGACCTCCGGCGGGAAGCCTGCGGATCCCCCGCTGACGGAGACGGCGCATGCTTTCATTCAGCTCTACGGGGAGTTCGAGAATGTGAGCATTCAGAACAATGTGTTCTGCCGGGGCAGCAGCGGTGACCGCGGAGGGGAAGAGACGCCGAAGTACGTGCTGTCGAAGGAGCGGAATATTCCCGGGTGTCTTTTTACGTTCAGGGGGAATCTGACGGAGAGTGCCTGCACGGACCGGCTGCTGTATGTGGACGGGGAGCAGTATGGCAAAATGTCCGCGGACACGGACGCCGTGTTCAGCGCCTTGACCGAGGATGTCGTCGATCTGGCGCGGATCAGCCGCGGGCCGGTCACCGTCTACAACAGCGCCGCCGTGAAGGTGACGGAGATTCCGCTCCATCTCATCGTGCATAATGCGGGGGGCCGGATTAAGCTGGCGCCGGGCGGCATCCAAGCCGGGCTGGTCTACGGCGGCCGGGTGAACGGACGGCCCCGGTACTCGCGCGACGAGATCCTTTTCGAGAGCGTGGAGCCCTCCGGGCCGAGGGGAAGGCCGGCGGCAGCCGCCTCGTCTACGAGGTGCCGGTCCCCCGCAGCATGA
- a CDS encoding DedA family protein, translated as MTVDTLVAWIEQFGYAALFFSLWLGIVGAPIPDEAIVMTGGAVTAGGLLQPVPTFLLTYLGVVSGLSLGYVLGRYAGGWAVDKLRSKPKLQKHILFSERLVERYGSLALVISYFVPVVRHVMPYLLGMNRMPFSRYAALSYSTGLLWTMLFFLLGRYAGDHADEAVSYLYGYGVKLLWLPCVLAAGLWAVRSVMRRRRLHREDSL; from the coding sequence ATGACGGTCGACACATTGGTGGCTTGGATAGAGCAGTTCGGTTACGCGGCGTTGTTCTTCTCCCTGTGGCTGGGCATTGTGGGAGCGCCCATCCCGGATGAGGCGATTGTGATGACGGGCGGTGCGGTAACGGCCGGAGGACTGCTGCAGCCGGTGCCTACGTTTCTTCTGACCTATCTCGGGGTCGTATCGGGACTCTCGCTGGGCTACGTCCTGGGACGCTATGCCGGAGGATGGGCTGTGGATAAGCTGAGGAGCAAGCCCAAACTGCAGAAGCATATCCTTTTCTCGGAAAGACTTGTGGAGCGTTACGGAAGCCTGGCGCTGGTGATCAGCTATTTTGTGCCGGTCGTCCGTCATGTGATGCCCTACCTGCTCGGCATGAACCGGATGCCGTTCAGCCGTTATGCGGCTTTGTCGTATTCCACGGGACTCCTGTGGACGATGCTGTTCTTCCTGCTCGGCCGGTATGCGGGAGATCATGCGGATGAAGCGGTGAGCTACCTGTACGGCTACGGAGTCAAGCTCCTGTGGCTGCCCTGCGTGCTGGCGGCGGGCCTGTGGGCGGTAAGAAGCGTGATGCGCCGCCGCCGGCTGCACAGGGAGGATTCCCTGTAA
- a CDS encoding methyl-accepting chemotaxis protein yields MGVTSKQIPEPTAAPRVLNEIEGVYLTRNKIMAWLFAGLFALNAVTVLITRGWGFLPLTLLLGATSGILFYAVNKRAGLTKVPFVVVGCFLLLHLILLGIEFSAVNTLILAIFLCLFPSYRYVLTFSVLALVEMNVLSAVTGKLPVGDNLVLHNILLVIALVPLVIMALLSQRLLRSMLVQMKEAEQASLQVSTMFDKVKQAVGILGEFSKELQENSTTTGQITREVSIGFSEIMKGVETQAASVSDISEQLGGSHADIAAVAGSANEMKEISRQTASVTAGGTEQVHDMAVRIQEVERIMDTIVDSMEKLNAQNAAIGTILSSITEIANQTNLLSLNASIEAARAGEQGRGFAVVANEVKKLAESSQKSAEEISGILGSIQGSFISLTEQVGRGKQALGTSKESAKQSETIFSQIADFTQQVVAQASEVEQKTLKIKTSSDHIVQEVSSIAAVTEESTAAFEEISASVENQKQMVERTVASFRQLEELIVDLNKMVSGQE; encoded by the coding sequence ATGGGCGTTACTTCCAAACAGATCCCGGAACCAACCGCTGCTCCGCGTGTTCTGAATGAGATTGAAGGCGTGTACCTGACAAGAAATAAAATCATGGCCTGGCTGTTTGCCGGTCTTTTTGCACTGAATGCGGTTACGGTTCTGATCACCCGGGGGTGGGGCTTCCTGCCTCTGACCCTGCTGCTGGGGGCGACCAGCGGGATCTTGTTCTATGCCGTTAATAAGCGTGCAGGCCTTACGAAGGTGCCTTTCGTTGTAGTAGGCTGTTTCCTCCTGCTTCATCTGATTCTGCTGGGCATTGAGTTCTCAGCGGTCAACACGTTGATCCTGGCTATTTTTCTGTGCTTGTTCCCATCCTACCGTTATGTTCTTACTTTCTCGGTACTGGCCCTTGTGGAAATGAACGTGCTCAGCGCGGTGACCGGGAAGCTTCCGGTCGGTGACAACCTTGTGCTGCATAACATTCTGCTGGTCATTGCGCTGGTGCCGCTGGTCATTATGGCCCTGCTCAGCCAGCGTCTGCTGCGCAGCATGCTCGTGCAGATGAAAGAGGCGGAGCAGGCCAGCCTGCAGGTGAGCACCATGTTCGACAAAGTAAAGCAGGCGGTAGGCATTCTCGGGGAGTTCAGCAAGGAGCTCCAGGAGAACAGCACGACTACCGGACAAATCACACGCGAAGTCTCGATCGGCTTCAGCGAAATTATGAAAGGCGTGGAGACACAAGCGGCCTCCGTGTCCGATATCTCCGAGCAGCTCGGCGGTTCCCATGCGGATATCGCGGCTGTGGCCGGCAGCGCGAACGAGATGAAGGAGATTTCGCGCCAGACCGCATCCGTTACGGCGGGCGGCACCGAGCAGGTGCACGATATGGCGGTGCGCATCCAGGAAGTGGAGCGGATCATGGACACGATTGTGGACTCCATGGAGAAGCTCAATGCGCAGAATGCGGCGATCGGGACGATCCTTTCCTCGATTACGGAGATTGCCAACCAGACGAACCTGCTGTCGCTCAATGCTTCGATCGAAGCGGCACGGGCGGGTGAGCAGGGCCGCGGCTTCGCCGTCGTTGCCAACGAAGTGAAAAAGCTCGCCGAGAGCTCGCAGAAGTCGGCGGAAGAAATCTCCGGCATTCTCGGCAGCATCCAGGGATCGTTCATATCCCTGACCGAACAGGTAGGCCGCGGCAAACAGGCGCTCGGCACGAGCAAGGAGTCGGCGAAGCAGTCCGAGACGATCTTCTCGCAGATCGCGGACTTTACGCAGCAGGTCGTAGCCCAGGCTTCCGAGGTGGAACAAAAGACGCTGAAGATCAAGACATCCTCCGATCATATCGTGCAGGAAGTGAGCTCGATCGCCGCCGTAACGGAAGAGTCCACCGCCGCCTTCGAGGAGATCTCGGCCAGTGTCGAGAATCAGAAGCAGATGGTGGAACGCACGGTTGCCAGCTTCCGCCAGCTCGAAGAGCTGATCGTCGACCTGAATAAGATGGTGAGCGGGCAGGAGTAA